A stretch of Chiloscyllium punctatum isolate Juve2018m chromosome 6, sChiPun1.3, whole genome shotgun sequence DNA encodes these proteins:
- the cpdp gene encoding CPD photolyase, giving the protein MSKNGKQTDRNAEDSEHKTKIEEKSNKKETAFSSSSNSLKTSTKKSTKKPNHNNSSREDSPKLQAKGKRTVEERPPGLTEGKLSNSRIKKRKTEHQAETSPSGEGNLLKSINKSRLATAKSVEEFNFNEKRIRLLSKTESVRENSWGIIYWMSRDQRVQDNWAFLYAQRLALKHKLPLHVCFCLVPKFLDATIRHFGFMLKGLQEIAEECKQLNVSFHLLIGFAKDVLPEFVKGHNIGGIVTDFSPLRLPLEWIEDVRHNLPENLPFIQVDAHNIVPCWVTSDKQEYSARTIRKKIHDKLPQFLTDFPPVIQHPFSSSLKAQLIDWDAAAANLEVDRTVKEVDWAKPGTAAGLIRMEAFIKEQLQHFSTDRNNPNKTASSNMSPWFHFGQVSVQRTVLEIKKYRNKFKDSVDSYIEEAVVRRELADNFCFYNKQYDKIEGASDWAQKTLKMHSKDQRQYLYTLKELEDGRTHDSLWNAAQLQMIHEGKMHGFLRMYWAKKILEWTTSPEEALQFSIYLNDRYELDGRDPNGYVGCMWSICGIHDQGWKERPVFGKIRYMNYNGCKRKFDIGQFERKYSYN; this is encoded by the exons ATGTCTAAGAATGGGAAACAAACCGACAGGAATGCTGAAGATTCTGAGCACAAGACAAAAATTGAAGAGAAATCAAATAAAAAGGAAACTGCATTTTCCAGCTCCTCCAACAGTCTGAAAACATCCACGAAAAAATCAACGAAGAAACCTAATCATAATAACTCCAGTCGGGAAGATTCCCCAAAGCTCCAAGCTAAGGGAAAGAGAACAGTGGAAGAGAGACCTCCAGGATTGACTGAGGGGAAATTGTCCAATTCGAGGATCAAAAAGAGGAAAACTGAACACCAGGCTGAGACATCTCCCTCTGGAGAAGGAAATCTGTTGAAAAGTATCAATAAGTCACGTTTGGCCACAGCAAAATCAGTGGAAGAGTTTAATTTTAATGAAAAACGTATCCGTCTCCTTTCTAAAACAGAGAGCGTCAGGGAAAACTCTTGGGGAATTATTTACTGGATGTCCCGTGACCAGCGAGTACAGG ATAACTGGGCTTTCTTATATGCACAACGGCTAGCTCTTAAGCATAAACTTCCGCTCCATGTCTGCTTCTGTCTGGTGCCCAAATTCCTAGATGCCACCATCCGCCATTTTGGTTTCATGCTAAAGGGACTCCAAGAGATTGCTGAG GAATGTAAGCAGCTGAATGTTTCTTTCCATCTACTCATTGGTTTTGCCAAAGATGTCCTGCCAGAGTTTGTGAAAGGGCACAACATTGGAGGGATAGTTACAGATTTCTCTCCATTGCGTCTCCCACTGGAGTGGATCGAGGATGTAAGACACAACCTACCAGAAAATTTACCATTTATTCAG GTCGATGCTCACAATATTGTACCCTGCTGGGTAACTTCAGACAAACAAGAGTACAGTGCCAGAACAATCAGGAAGAAAATTCATGATAAACTCCCTCAGTTCCTGACGGACTTTCCTCCAGTTATCCAACATCCTTTTAGCTCATCCTTGAAAGCACAG TTGATTGATTGGGATGCAGCTGCAGCAAACCTTGAAGTGGATCGCACAGTGAAGGAAGTTGACTGGGCTAAACCTGGGACTGCGGCAGGACTAATTAGGATGGAGGCATTCATTAAGGAGCAGCTTCAGCATTTCAGCACTGACAGAAACAATCCAAATAAAACTGCCTCGAGTAATATGTCACCGTGGTTTCACTTTG GTCAGGTTTCAGTTCAGCGAACCGTTCTGGAGATAAAGAAATACCGCAACAAGTTtaaggacagtgtggacagttaCATTGAAGAAGCTGTAGTGCGACGGGAGCTGGcagacaatttttgtttttacaaTAAACAATATGACAAGATTGAAG GTGCTTCTGACTGGGCCCAGAAAACTTTGAAGATGCACAGCAAAGACCAACGCCAGTATCTTTATACACTGAAAGAACTGGAAGACGGGCGAACACATGATTCCTTGTGGAATGCAGCACAG CTTCAGATGATCCATGAGGGGAAGATGCATGGTTTTCTTCGAATGTACTGGGCTAAAAAGATTCTGGAATGGACTACTTCTCCTGAGGAAGCCTTGCAGTTCTCCATCTACCTGAACGATCGCTATGAACTGGATGGCAGAGATCCAAATGGATACGTAG GTTGCATGTGGTCAATCTGTGGAATCCACGACCAAGGCTGGAAAGAGCGACCTGTTTTTGGCAAGATTCGCTACATGAATTATAATGGCTGTAAGAGGAAATTTGACATTGGTCAGTTCGAAAGAAAATACAGTTACAATTAG